The sequence GATGGGCACCGGCGCATTCTTGATGTCGAAGCGACGGAGCTGCATCAGCGCACGCCGCTCTACATCGGCAGCAAGGCCGAGGTGGAAACGGTGAACGAGTTCCCGCTCCCGGTGCCGGAGCGGCGGCATGTGCCGCGGAAGGACGACGCCGCCTAAGGCGTCGCCTCGCGCAGTTCTCTAAATTAGGGGGATGACCGACCGACTCTCCCCCTCCGGCATCCCCATCCCCGCCGTCGTTCGCCCAGCGGACGTCGCGACCGATTACGCGAACGACCTCGGCGATCCGGGGCAGTTTCCGTTCACGCGCGGGGTGCAGCCCACGATGTACCGTGGGCGCCTCTGGACCATGCGCCAGTACGCGGGCTTCGGCACCGCGAAGGCCACCAACGAGCGCTTCAAGCTGCTGCTCGATGCGGGCCAGACGGGATTGTCGGTCGCCTTCGATCTGCCCACGCAGATGGGGATCGACTCGAGCTCGCCACGCGCGCTCGGTGAAGTCGGGCGCGTCGGCGTGGCGATCGATACGGTCGAGGACATGCACGTCCTGCTCGACGGCATTCCGCTCGATCAGGTCTCCACGAGCATGACGATCAACGCTACGGCGTCCACGCTGCTCGCCATGTATATCGTGGTGGCCGAGGAACGGGGCATCGCCCGCGCCAAGCTGTCGGGCACGGTGCAGAACGACATCCTCAAGGAATACATCGCGCGCGGCACGTACATCTATCCGCCGGCGCCGAGTCTCGCGCTCACGGCCGAGATGTTCCGATTCTGCGCCGCCGAAGTACCGCAGTGGAATCCCATCTCCATTTCGGGCTATCACATTCGCGAGGCTGGCTCCACCGCGGTACAGGAAGTGGCCTTCACCTTCGCCGACGCGCTGGCGTACGTGAAGCAAGCGGTGGAGGCGGGGTTGCCGGTGGATACCTTCGCCCCGCGCCTGTCGTTCTTCTTTGCGGCGCACAACGATCTGTTCGAAGAGGTCGCCAAGTTCCGCGCCGCCCGCCGTCTGTGGGCGCGCCTCATGCGCGAACAGTTCGGCGCCAACGATGCGAGCTGCCGCCTGCGCTTCCACACGCAAACGGGCGGCGTGACGCTGCAGGCGCAGCAGCCGCTCAACAACATCGTGCGCGTCACCATCCAGGCACTCGCGGCTACGCTCGGCGGCACGCAGTCGCTGCACACGAACGGCTACGATGAGGCGCTCGCCCTGCCCACGGCGGAGGCGGCCACGCTGGCGCTCCGCACGCAGCA is a genomic window of Gemmatimonadaceae bacterium containing:
- a CDS encoding methylmalonyl-CoA mutase, with product MTDRLSPSGIPIPAVVRPADVATDYANDLGDPGQFPFTRGVQPTMYRGRLWTMRQYAGFGTAKATNERFKLLLDAGQTGLSVAFDLPTQMGIDSSSPRALGEVGRVGVAIDTVEDMHVLLDGIPLDQVSTSMTINATASTLLAMYIVVAEERGIARAKLSGTVQNDILKEYIARGTYIYPPAPSLALTAEMFRFCAAEVPQWNPISISGYHIREAGSTAVQEVAFTFADALAYVKQAVEAGLPVDTFAPRLSFFFAAHNDLFEEVAKFRAARRLWARLMREQFGANDASCRLRFHTQTGGVTLQAQQPLNNIVRVTIQALAATLGGTQSLHTNGYDEALALPTAEAATLALRTQQVVGYESGVAQTVDPLAGSWYVEQLTNEIESRARELLARVDELGGAAEAIKAGFFQEEIGRSAYEYQLRVEAGETVVVGVNKFGDGQDPPIIPAPDFSALERDQVARLTAVKAQRDANAVNTALQRIVEVAPQYQGNHSGPRAELMPLIIDAVRARASVGEIADALEGVWGRYQPTV